In Fusarium falciforme chromosome 9, complete sequence, the following are encoded in one genomic region:
- a CDS encoding Sec2p domain-containing protein: MSSTMVMTMAAPPIASDDSPCCPGCGYALPLDHTQVQLLEAQARIVDLENQVRLLNEKASAAVDRWADYEDELTRLRAQLASSPTQKQLPTTPTNTRMSFLQSGTSRLSALLSPRKSHPDLGSIETNPSRPPNQRSASSGSHHQLQPPPSPSAEDLLEALSREQNLRKEAETKVAATSQEVEELSAALFEQANEMVAEERRARAKLEQRVDELERRDMEKRRRLDKLEGAMNRIERVRLLLAEAEQDVESSKQTVKEIEDLERQQEEENRRIAQRRTAGSVPESIKVPESVKENGDADSTYTHTKHNDDA, from the coding sequence ATGTCCTCAACAATGGTCATGACCATGGCGGCACCGCCCATCGCTTCCGACGACTCCCCATGCTGCCCCGGCTGCGGTTATGCCCTCCCCCTCGATCACACCCAggtccagctcctcgaggctcAGGCCCGCATTGTCGACCTCGAGAACCAGGTTCGTTTGCTCAACGAAAAGGCCTCGGCTGCCGTCGACCGGTGGGCAGACTACGAGGATGAGCTCACGAGACTCCGCGCCCAACTCGCCTCGTCCCCGACACAAAAACAACTTCCCACCACGCCCACGAATACCCGCATGTCCTTCCTCCAGAGCGGCACAAGTCGCCTCTctgctctcctctccccgCGAAAATCACATCCCGATCTTGGCAGCATCGAGACAAATCCCTCTCGCCCGCCCAACCAGCGATCCGCTAGCAGCGGGTCGCACCACCAGCTACAACCTCCACCTTCCCCATCGGCTGAGGATCTGCTGGAGGCGCTGAGCCGAGAGCAGAATCTGcgcaaggaggccgagaccAAGGTCGCCGCCACGAGccaggaggtggaggagttgAGCGCCGCCCTGTTCGAACAGGCCAACGAGATGGTCGCTGAGGAGCGACGAGCACGCGCCAAGCTAGAGCAACGGGTAGACGAGCTGGAGAGACGAGACATGGAGAAACGGAGGAGGCTGGACAAGCTGGAAGGGGCCATGAATAGGATTGAGAGGGtgaggctgctgctcgccgaggctgagcagGATGTTGAGTCGAGTAAGCAGACGGTCAAGGAGATCGAGGACCTTGAGaggcagcaggaggaggagaacaggAGAATCGCCCAGCGGAGGACAGCTGGCTCAGTACCTGAAAGCATCAAAGTGCCTGAAAGCGTCAAAGAGAACGGAGACGCAGATTCTACCTACACACACACGAAACACAACGATGATGCCTAG